From a region of the Leishmania major strain Friedlin complete genome, chromosome 32 genome:
- a CDS encoding putative protein phosphatase 2C yields the protein MIPLKRAPPRRPPAKHPMFSAKQMQYLSPQQVEMTRMLQQQARDRRTYIVRSILLFITLTAITGYGYYSYGIIVGLTVLIGGWLMGWLELLQIVLAWVIRNAGQPNFDELLRRADIMSEPMKEKESVSGENEFLEYGSSSMQGWRRSMEDAHTLLLLEKGGFFGVYDGHSGAATAKYCGEYMFQFVHQTKAFMKGEISKALYDGFIAIDKYLHSLPSFERGGCAAVVLYLDGDDVYCANAGDSRCVMCRNGSVDALSTDHKPFLPSEQMRIERAGCYVLNRRVNGMLALSRAIGDFMFKNNTQVSWEMQAVTSAPEVRVTKLNRDKDEFAVLACDGIWDIMSSKQVVDFVRPRIQERVPLGKICEELMDACLSPQPFRLGCDNMSVVIVKFKRGPQGGAQTAQATTTGSPHMVSPRLPAASATVADDDGTVSSMDDNRSQAAVLEVSNGVPLTPGTAGKASTAAADKTAASDHRKEGVGYVEPKKSPLVSPQVSSAKMTSAPSRSALTKPLRSSSSHQSAEDARSSRDCEDTPNGSSAAMSFHPKVLSPTRSTPGFSVRGKGV from the coding sequence ATGATTCCACTGAAGCGTGCTCCGCCGCGACGACCTCCCGCGAAACATCCGATGTTCTCCGCAAAGCAGATGCAGTACTTGAGTCCGCAGCAGGTGGAGATGACGCGtatgctgcagcagcaggcgcgtgATCGGCGCACCTACATTGTCCGCTCCATCTTGCTCTTCATTACCCTCACCGCAATCACGGGCTACGGCTACTATTCATATGGCATTATTGTGGGCCTCACCGTTCTTATCGGCGGATGGTTAATGGGAtggctggagctgctgcagattGTGCTCGCGTGGGTGATCCGAAACGCTGGGCAGCCCAACTTCGATGaactgctgcgccgcgctgaCATTATGAGCGAGCCGatgaaggaaaaggagagcGTCAGCGGGGAGAACGAGTTCCTGGAGTACGGCTCAAGTAGCATGCAAGGATGGCGTCGCTCCATGGAGGACGCGCACAcgttgctgctcctcgagAAGGGTGGGTTCTTCGGTGTTTACGATGGCCACAGCGGGGCCGCGACGGCCAAGTACTGCGGCGAGTACATGTTTCAGTTTGTCCATCAGACAAAGGCGTTCATGAAAGGCGAAATCTCGAAGGCCCTCTATGACGGCTTTATTGCGATTGACAAGTATCTGCACTCTCTCCCTAGTTTTGAGCGTGGCGGGTGTGCAGCTGTCGTGCTCTACTTAGACGGCGATGACGTGTACTGCGCGAACGCCGGCGATAGCCGCTGTGTCATGtgccgcaacggcagcgtcgatgcGCTCAGCACGGATCACAAGCCTTTTCTGCCATCCGAGCAGATGCGCATCgagcgcgccggctgctACGTGCTGAACCGCCGTGTGAACGGTATGCTGGCTCTGAGTCGCGCCATCGGCGACTTTATGTTCAAAAACAACACGCAGGTGTCGTGGGAGATGCAGGCGGTGACGAGTGCGCCGGAGGTGCGGGTCACGAAGCTGAATCGCGACAAGGACGAGTTCGCTGTCTTGGCGTGCGACGGCATCTGGGATATCATGTCGAGCAAGCAGGTCGTGGACTTTGTGCGGCCGCGCATCCAGGAGCGTGTGCCACTTGGGAAGATCTGTGAGGAGCTGATGGATGCCTGTCTCTCCCCGCAGCCGTTCCGGCTCGGCTGCGACAACATGTCTGTTGTCATCGTGAAGTTCAAGCGCGGTCCTCAAGGCGGTGCTCAAACAGCTCAGGCAACCACCACCGGCTCGCCACATATGGTGTCGCCCCGTCTGCCAGCCGCATCCGCAACTGTggcggacgacgacggcaccgTCTCCAGCATGGATGATAATCGCTCGCAGGCCGCCGTGTTGGAGGTGTCCAACGGCGTACCCTTGACGCCTGGCACTGCAGGGAAGGCAAGCACTGCAGCGGCTGACAAAACAGCAGCATCGGACCATAGAAAAGAGGGAGTCGGCTATGTGGAGCCGAAAAAGTCGCCTCTGGTATCGCCACAGGTCTCCTCTGCGAAGATGACCTCAGCACCATCCAGATCTGCGTTGACGAAACCCTTGCGTAGCTCCAGCAGTCATCAATCTGCCGAGGACGCACGTAGCAGCCGCGACTGTGAGGACACGCCGAATGGGTCTTCTGCGGCGATGAGCTTCCACCCCAAGGTGCTGTCTCCCACCAGGTCCACGCCCGGTTTCAGCGTGAGGGGCAAGGGTGTTTAG
- a CDS encoding putative coatomer epsilon subunit, producing MTDVLFDVRNALVVGNYHQAIADGSTARALSSRPADVAAFNVEKSAVVALGQIGLGQVDAVISQLRSESNPLLVTIRTWAELICAMRDYDALSDPVTNVTQRLQSDAEKVAADAVYKAVFAATSLLYQQDVIGALTLAKKWLGELPNPEGVLARRYTVELHGVATEALLRLNRPDEAAKEVKRMEQVDSEAIVTILYSGIVSLHQAASDVHMANYNAAVSAFKEVQLRCGQSIMVSNLMALAHMGLKDYDAAERSLLDALAVRSNDEATLVNLAAVSAHKAKPLDDAERYIQQAVSMHGPWGEAYHAKERDLDEDMSAFLLEG from the coding sequence ATGACAGACGTCCTCTTCGACGTGCGCAACGCCCTCGTGGTAGGCAACTACCATCAGGCGATTGCTGATGGTAGCACTGCGCGCGCTCTGTCGAGCAGGCCGGCTGATGTGGCTGCCTTCAACGTGGAGAAGAGTGCGGTGGTCGCTCTGGGTCAGATTGGTCTCGGCCAAGTCGACGCCGTTATCAGTCAGCTGCGCTCGGAGAGCAACCCGCTGCTCGTGACGATTCGCACGTGGGCAGAGCTGATTTGCGCTATGCGCGACTACGATGCCCTCTCCGATCCGGTCACGAACGTCACGCAGCGTCTACAGAGCGATGCGGAGAAGGTGGCCGCGGACGCTGTCTACAAGGCTGTATTCGCTGCCACATCCCTGCTTTACCAGCAAGATGTCATCGGGGCGCTGACGCTGGCAAAGAAGTGGCTCGGCGAGTTGCCCAATCCGGAGGGGGTGCTGGCCAGGCGCTACACGGTGGAGCTACACGGTGTAGCGacagaggcgctgctgcggctgaaTCGGCCAGATGAGGCGGCGAAAGAGGTGAAGCGCATGGAGCAGGTGGACAGCGAGGCGATCGTGACTATACTGTACAGCGGCATTGTTTCTCTCCATCAGGCCGCATCTGACGTGCACATGGCCAACTACAACGCGGCCGTATCCGCCTTcaaggaggtgcagctgcggtgTGGCCAGAGCATCATGGTGTCGAACTTGATGGCCCTGGCGCACATGGGTCTCAAGGACTacgacgcggcggagcgcTCGCTGCTCGACGCGCTGGCCGTCCGCTCCAACGACGAGGCCACATTGGTGaacctcgccgccgtcagtGCCCATAAGGCGAAGCCcctcgacgacgccgagcgCTACATCCAACAGGCAGTCTCGATGCATGGTCCGTGGGGCGAGGCGTACCACGCCAAGGAGCGGGACCTCGACGAAGATATGAGCGCTTTCCTGTTGGAGGGGTAG
- a CDS encoding putative zinc finger protein 2 — MQMNSYAGGYTTHNRSYAAMVPPPMPMPPGWEMAYTPNGEIYYIDHNTRTTHWQLPAEYTMQQPVCSYRGPQRQRRGIDRSKAKTKMCMNIENGGTCSYGANCAFAHSSEELSTHPHFNSAPDAGYSAK, encoded by the coding sequence ATGCAGATGAACTCCTACGCTGGTGGCTACACCACCCACAACCGCAGCTACGCGGCAATGGTtccgccgccgatgccgatgCCTCCTGGCTGGGAGATGGCGTACACTCCCAACGGCGAGATCTATTACATTGACCACAATACTCGTACTACGCACTGGCAACTGCCGGCGGAGTACACCATGCAGCAGCCCGTCTGCAGCTACCGTggcccgcagcgccagcgtcgcgGTATCGACCGTAGCAAGGCCAAGACAAAGATGTGCATGAACATCGAGAACGGCGGCACGTGCTCTTACGGGGCCAACTGCGCGTTTGCCCACTCCTCGGAGGAGCTGTCGACGCACCCTCACTTCAACTCCGCACCGGACGCGGGCTACAGTGCAAAGTAG
- the PUF7 gene encoding putative pumilio/PUF RNA binding protein 7, producing MPGMKLDFLKNTAQRVAMGKSLPLKQVEAIVLYGKPAQRAKVVQKLLPAVYGLSLNKTTHHILLTLLDHCENMDRVQMLYHVRRKLLDLAQSPVGNSVLQRMLEKVPVRQKKEIAEAFVLNVDEDEFRRLCEHPFGNHVAQKLMEVPACVEVVLPHFLPHLTSLSLHPYGMRVVAKYVESVADGCSKTIEALFPSCAEVDPEGDEAAVAASDALDKSVLALFRSAEESLVLTALLRHIRTPVEVKDAIAAHVSEFAADYLLPATAPLEGLTKKRRGDEDEYGLPDFGTGSISAKSVAATDIPANVHVYSAVLEHGDDLQRAEVWSALSANADILHAITHTKGAVLVGVAAVRFVEAARKRLFDALLLSTPAGAQFNGSDAGSSTAGAADTTATSRPDKKGPKKKKARKSDEAEPSSNKDAARSSIVDVATDPVRSVLLRVFVEVARDTIPEKDTQLLVHDAVTLAQNSVSSPVLQKLVETDLTGGFASAILAVLLNSTEFTSLVTHPAASFLLQSILQFAPEDVRAPLVVALSSYYAAHLHDSLSYAQGSRVMQKLLAYAPDATVVQTVNQLISEATKEEGEMEEAKGVDGSCADAVDEEGAADTEEKTEVKKVSRKEQRERNRAKHYEVLSHALVSYALHAHACYVVQALLREVRTRQLDRERKLLMNELKPHVFELAVSPWAGRVVLDTMMSVGSAQLADAMKNIAFIRAEEWLSDVSEEKKRRGNGVDPTVRSILKRQREEMDKGVEFKKDAEGPSSAERKGAPAHKKKKLFRSVKK from the coding sequence ATGCCTGGAATGAAGCTGGATTTTCTCAAGAacaccgcgcagcgcgtggcgATGGGgaagtcgctgccgctgaaaCAGGTGGAGGCGATTGTGCTGTACGGcaagccggcgcagcgggccAAGGTGGTGCAAAAGCTTCTTCCAGCCGTCTACGGACTCTCTCTCAACAAGACGACGCACCACATTCTCCTCACGCTCTTGGACCACTGCGAGAACATGGATCGCGTCCAAATGCTTTACCACGTGCGTAGGAAGCTGCTGGATCTGGCCCAGTCGCCGGTGGGAAActccgtgctgcagcgcatgctgGAAAAGGTACCGGTGCGCCAGAAGAAGGAGATTGCCGAGGCGTTCGTGCTGAacgtggacgaggacgagTTCAGGCGTCTCTGCGAGCACCCGTTCGGCAACCACGTGGCGCAGAAGCTGATGGAGGTGCCGGCGTGCGTCGAAGTGGTGCTTCCGCATTTTCTACCGCACCTGACGAGCCTCAGTCTCCATCCATATGGCATGCGCGTGGTGGCCAAGTACGTCGAGTCTGTCGCTGACGGGTGCAGCAAAACGATTGAGGCGCTCTTTCCGTCGTGCGCGGAGGTGGACCCAGAAGGCGATGaggccgcggtggcagccTCCGACGCGCTCGACAAGTCCGTTTTAGCACTCTTCCGTTCTGCCGAGGAGTCGCTCGTGCTtacagcgctgctgcgtcacaTTCGCACGCCGGTCGAGGTGAAGGACGCGATTGCAGCACACGTGAGCGAGTTCGCGGCGGACTACCTGCTGCCCGCCACGGCACCGCTGGAAGGTCTGACGAAGAAACGCCGTGGCGATGAGGACGAGTACGGGTTGCCCGACTTCGGCACTGGCTCCATCTCTGCAAAATCTGTAGCGGCCACAGACATACCTGCGAATGTCCATGTCTACTCTGCGGTCCTCGAGCACGGTGACGATTTGCAACGCGCCGAGGTGTGGTCTGCGCTATCTGCAAACGCCGACATCCTGCACGCCATCACCCACACGAAGGGGGCGGTACTCGTGGGCGTGGCAGCCGTGCGTTttgtggaggcggcgcgcaagCGGCTGTTCGATGCCCTGTTGTTGTCGACTCCTGCAGGTGCGCAGTTCAACGGTAGCGATGCGGGCTCGAGTACGGCTGGTGCGGCGGACACAACTGCCACTTCAAGACCCGACAAGAAGGGCCccaagaaaaagaaggcaaGAAAgagcgacgaggcggagccATCCAGCAACAAGGATGCTGCCAGAAGCTCCATCGTAGACGTCGCCACTGACCCGGTGCGGTCGGTTCTGCTGCGCGTCTTTGTCGAGGTTGCGCGGGACACCATACCGGAGAAAGATACCCAGCTCCTTGTGCACGACGCTGTCACGCTCGCGCAAAACTCCGTCAGCTCCCCAGTGCTACAGAAGCTGGTTGAAACCGACCTCACAGGCGGGTTTGCCAGCGCCAttctggcggtgctgctcaaCTCTACCGAATTCACGAGCCTCGTCACGCACCCAGCGGCATCCTTCCTCTTGCAGTCGATCCTTCAGTTTGCCCCGGAGGACGTGCGGGCGccgttggtggtggcgcttTCGAGCTACTACGCGGCACACCTTCACGACTCTCTCTCGTACGCGCAGGGCTCGCGTGTGATGCAGAAGCTGCTCGCCTATGCCCCAGATGCGACGGTGGTGCAGACGGTGAACCAGCTCATCTCTGAGGCGAccaaggaagagggggagatggaggaggcaaagggcgtcgacggcagctgcgctgaCGCGGTGGATGAGGAGGGTGCGGCCGATACGGAGGAGAAAACAGAGGTGAAGAAGGTGAGTCGCAAGGAGCAACGGGAGCGGAACCGGGCCAAGCACTACGAGGTTCTCTCTCATGCGCTTGTCTCCTACGCcttgcacgcgcacgcgtgctATGTTGtacaggcgctgctgcgagagGTGCGCACACGTCAGCTCGACCGCGAGCGCAAGCTGCTCATGAACGAGCTGAAGCCGCACGTCTTTGAGCTGGCGGTCTCGCCGTGGGCCGGTCGCGTGGTGCTGGACACAATGATGTCCGTcggcagcgcacagctcGCAGACGCAATGAAGAACATCGCCTTCATACGGGCGGAGGAGTGGCTGTCGGACGTCTCagaggagaagaagcgccGCGGTAACGGCGTTGACCCTACAGTGCGCAGCATTCTGAAGCGCCAGCGTGAGGAGATGGACAAGGGCGTGGAGTTCAAGAAGGATGCGGAGGGGCCTAGCAGCGCCGAAAGGAAgggtgcgcctgcgcacaagaagaagaaaCTCTTCCGCTCTGTGAAGAAGTAG